The following nucleotide sequence is from Cucumis melo cultivar AY chromosome 1, USDA_Cmelo_AY_1.0, whole genome shotgun sequence.
CCTATAAGCTGAAGAAATCCCAATCAATCTAATTCTCTATGTTAGTGTAGCACTAATATATTATCATCATATCATTCTTCAGAATAATTTGCCCTTTGAACAAGTTAGATTAATGTTTTAGTTTCCGTGGATGTTTTTCTGATAAGTaatacaatattttttaaatgatttatcaTGTGTATCCAACTTCTTCATGGAGTAAGGATATTGTATGAGTTGCTATCTGATTTGTGCTTTTTGTCATCTTTTGGGGCACAGGTAAGCCACATGTGTTGTTAGTGTTCTCAAATTTGGCTCAGGTATTAGTTAACCCACATACAGAAGGTAGCGAACAGCTTGAACAGCGTATATGGGGAATTTTGCAAAAGAAGATTTTCAAAGCAAAAGACTATCCAAAGGGAGAAGCAGTTCAAATGTCCACGCTTGAAAATTTGCTGGAGAAGAACCTAAAGTTGGCGTCAAAAcctaagaaaaagaaatctgTTGCAAATGTATCGAAAAAGAAGCAGTTAGCATCAAAGAATCATTACAAGATGATCGATTCCCTGGGTCAGAATTCATCGTATTGGATTCTGAAGATGATCGATGCAAAAAAATTGTCCAAGCGTGAACTAAAGAAAgtatttgatatttttgataGAGTTTTGGTGGATTATTTTCATAAAAGGTCTCAGATAAAGATCGAATTTCTGAAAGAGATGATTAGAAGAAAGCCATGGATTGGGCAGCATCTTTACAGTTCCATTCTGGAAAGATGTGTCAGTACAAATTCAGAGTTTCGGCGAATTGAAGGGCTAGATCTAATAACTGAAACGATAAAATCATCCATGTCCTCTGAAAATGGGCATCATGTTGCAAAAGAACTGATGGAGAAATTTCTTCATGAACTATGCAATTTGATAAAGGAATTACTGACGCATATGCCAGAAAAGCAGGCTCGGCGATCTGATATACGGAAGTTTTGTGGCAAGATTTTTCATTTCGTTTCCTCTCTTAAAATCAACAAGTCTTTTATTTCAAGCTTGGCTCCTGAAGCTGTAGCCTTGTGTGAATCTCAACTTGGCGACCAGTTCGGTAGATTGAAGCTTCGAGAATGATAACAATAACAAGTCTAAAGCTGAATGACTTTTCCTACAGACTCATCCTACTCTATTCTTGTGAACATCCATAAAGTCGAAGGCCAAAGAAGTAAAAAGTTCTTGTAGAATCTACTTGTTTACAACTGACGTGGAGACTTCGATGGATCGATGAGGAAAGCATCAGATAAACTCTTTACTCTGCACATTGTAAACGGCACGGAAATTTCAGATTTCTGCTTCAAGAACAAGACATTTGAGACCGTCTCCTGAATGAATTACAACCTTCTAATACCGGCAACGACCCGACTCCGGTGTTTGCTTTGCTTATTCCCAGACAATCGTGATCTTTTATTTTAGACAGTGTTAAATGTTTAGAAGAATATTTATTACTTGTTAGTTCACAAACTCAATGTTGAAAAAGTTTTGATCAAGTTTGTTCCATTCAAGTTGTATCCTTCATTTAATACCATTCAGATTGATTGGATTATTTTTGTTGTGTATTTATTGTCGAAAGAATCATTCGGCTAATTCTTCTTGATGTCTTCTTCTTTACAGTTTCTTTGCATTTGGCAGATGGGCTGCACTACCAGAAAGAAATTTGTAGTTCGTCTTTTATATATGGATGTTTGCTAGAGAATTATAatgtgttatatatatatatatatagaatttgACTGTTAACTTAGACTAATTGCCAAATCAATGGAGTTTATTGTTATGCTCTTCTTGTCAAGTTTGAATGTTTGTGTTTTCTTGTCTAATCTTTAGAACTtttcatttaatataatattgatcAACAATAGCTTTGTTTGAATTTTCCTATGATCGTTTTAGGATAAGCTTCCTtctaggtttagggtttattatTATTCAAGATTTTGACCCTTCAATTTCAGATATCTTTTAATGATTAGGTGCATTTATATGTATAGAGAATTCCaataatcaaaattttcaaacgTGGTTGAAATTTATTAAACTTTTCCTAAGTTTCTGCAATTTGACTACGACATGCCATTGGTAAATTCTCATTATTACTTCATCTAATTAAGTTTGAATTGACTTTATAAGCACATTTTTAAGCATTTGTAAAGCCAATCCCAACATgacaaagataataaaaaagcTCACAAGAAACAACAATatgttttcttccttttttttgtGTAGACAGAACAAATCTCATTGCACATATAGAACGGGAAATATGTACACGATCTGGGAAATCAACGATTTGTTTATGTACACAAGCCTACTTtctaagaaaaataataataaaatgaacaaataaaacTTGAATCTATTTCTTCCATTCTAAACTCGTGCCATCTACAATTTCTCTTCCCTTCTGATATCTTTTTCGAGTTTCTTCTTATCATATCCCCAAAGGTCCATTCAATCACAAGCAATGCCCAGCAAAAGTGGAAAGGTCCAAAATTTCCAAAACCCTCTTCTTTTCATTAGTAACCCCAATCTAAACTTCACAATTCACATCTGAAAATCAGAAAACTGAATAATATAAGAGCATGAAACCCATTCCCTCTATTTTTTCAGACATGGTGAAGAATAGTGAAAGTAACAATGATAATGATGAAAGAAGCTAGTTTTCTATTCACCATACCTCGGAAAACTTGAGATGCTGATGTGCTTCGGTGGACTGCGAGTTCAGAAAGCGGCTGTTAGTATTTGGTTTATAGAAAATGGTCACCTATGATTGACCATCACCATCTGAATCACTATCGGAGGAGCTCCCATCTGAGTCAGAACCTACAGGAGAGATTGAAACGGTTAAGCCAAGACAAACTTCTCTATGATTCAGACTAAGAAATCCATAACAAATCATCATTCATACCACTTGAAGAGGAAGAATCATCACTTCCTGAACTACTAGAGCTATCAGAACTACTACTAGCACGAGCAGCTGCATCTCTTTCAATTTCAACAGGAGGGAAACCACCCATTGGTATCACCTCATCCCCAATGTCCACATCTTCTTCACCCACATCCCCTTTTCTAAGCTTCTTCGCCTCTGTTTTAACCTCATTCATCATCTCATTTGCAGATGATATCTACAGTACGAGATGATAGAAGTACACAAATCCAATCAGATAAACCAGCAACACGGCAAAAGACGAGGAAAATAAATTATGCCTTTAAGCAAAAATATGTATAGACAGACAACGGTTTTTACCTCATTATTCTCTTTATTCGAATCTGTATTTGTATTGTCATTGATGAGAGCTTGCCGCTTGACCTTACTCAGCATTTTCTTCCAATTCGTCACCAGCCGGTCAAGTTCCCAAAGGGTCTCGGTATCAACTGCTTCAATGTCAAGCTCAATCTCATCCCCATCCTGTCTCAAATGTCCACTTCTCTTCTTCACAATCTGTATCACCTGATCCATCTTTTCAGGAGGCAAGCCCTGCAATCCAATTCCCAATCTGTGTTTCTCCTCTAAACTCATATCCCTTTTGTTGGGATCCTTTGCCTTCGGCTTCGGCTGCTTTACAGGCTTCACCTGTGGTGCTCTCACTGGTGATGGGGTTCTCACTGGTGATTGAACTGAAGGCGGCTTCGTCAAGCTTGACGGCACTACTACTTCTTCTGGTCTGTTCCCATTTGAGTTGAATTTCACATTCTCCACCTCCTCAACATGATTCCATGAACTTGATTGCAATTCCTCTTCATAGGGATCTGGCTGCTTCAGTGCACCCAGCTTCCGACTAACAGGAAGAAACATTTCCTCAAATTTCGCTAACCACTGTTCGGCCAATACGTGAACTTCATGACCCTTGGGGTTGTACATCATGGCATTGTTAAATGTTAGCCTAACATCTTCAGCAAAATCCAAAGGTGAGTCGTATAAATTCTTAGACAGTGTAGATTTCACAGTCCCTAAATCCATTGGATGCTTAATAATATCATAATAGTCATGAAGACCCAACCCAACCACATCCACCGGTTTGTTAAAGATCAACCCATACTTCTGCTTCATCAATTTGTTCAAGATTTGAGCGCAAGTCTTCTTCAGATTCCCAACTTCAAACGAATTTGGAACCTGCAAATCTTTGCCAAAACTAGGTAGCACCTTCGGCCGCTTGTTCAGTCCCTTCGTCTTAGAAGATTTCTTGAAATAATTAGGTCCAGAACCAATGTTCCCAGATTCAATACGATTCTTGATTCGTCTAACTTGTTCAAGTTCTCCCAGTAAGCGTTTCCTTAGCTCAAACAAATCCCTCCCAGAACACGAAGTTATATTGAAGCTCACATATTGGCTGTACTCGAAGTTCGAAGATCCATGGTAACGATCAATTGATGACCCATTATCCGAGGGAGATAGAGTAGTTACGTTGCCCATTTCTTCACCCATCTGATGGAAGTTGTTAATTTCACCATTAGTTTTCCTCTTTTTCATATTAggtttagatttagggtttgAGAACGGAACTCTCGTCATAAACGCTCCTCCTCCTCCACTCCCGTTGCTTTTGCTCTTAGGCCAACTGGGTTCGTGATTCGCTATAACAGCAGACGCCATGAAAAGGAACCCAAAAACCTTATAATGAACCCGTTCGATACAAAATAACGACCCGGTGAAGCTCCGGCGAGGAAATCAAAACGAAGAATCAAGAAGAACAGAAGGCGggaaaatcaaaatcaaagaGCTCTTGATTCTTCCCACTTGCGCGCCAAATCCAACT
It contains:
- the LOC103495350 gene encoding transcription factor GTE7-like; this encodes MASAVIANHEPSWPKSKSNGSGGGGAFMTRVPFSNPKSKPNMKKRKTNGEINNFHQMGEEMGNVTTLSPSDNGSSIDRYHGSSNFEYSQYVSFNITSCSGRDLFELRKRLLGELEQVRRIKNRIESGNIGSGPNYFKKSSKTKGLNKRPKVLPSFGKDLQVPNSFEVGNLKKTCAQILNKLMKQKYGLIFNKPVDVVGLGLHDYYDIIKHPMDLGTVKSTLSKNLYDSPLDFAEDVRLTFNNAMMYNPKGHEVHVLAEQWLAKFEEMFLPVSRKLGALKQPDPYEEELQSSSWNHVEEVENVKFNSNGNRPEEVVVPSSLTKPPSVQSPVRTPSPVRAPQVKPVKQPKPKAKDPNKRDMSLEEKHRLGIGLQGLPPEKMDQVIQIVKKRSGHLRQDGDEIELDIEAVDTETLWELDRLVTNWKKMLSKVKRQALINDNTNTDSNKENNEISSANEMMNEVKTEAKKLRKGDVGEEDVDIGDEVIPMGGFPPVEIERDAAARASSSSDSSSSSGSDDSSSSSGSDSDGSSSDSDSDGDGQS